A single genomic interval of Lathyrus oleraceus cultivar Zhongwan6 chromosome 7, CAAS_Psat_ZW6_1.0, whole genome shotgun sequence harbors:
- the LOC127100814 gene encoding uncharacterized protein LOC127100814, which translates to MAADWGPVVISVVLFVLLSPGLLFQLPAKGRVVAFGSMQTSGISILVHTIIFFGLITIFLLAIGVHIYSG; encoded by the coding sequence ATGGCTGCTGATTGGGGTCCGGTGGTGATATCAGTGGTGCTATTTGTTCTACTAAGTCCAGGGCTTCTGTTCCAGCTACCTGCTAAGGGAAGGGTGGTAGCTTTTGGAAGCATGCAAACTAGTGGTATCTCTATCTTGGTCCATACCATCATCTTCTTTGGACTCATCACCATTTTTCTACTTGCTATTGGTGTCCATATCTACTCAGgataa
- the LOC127102433 gene encoding uncharacterized protein LOC127102433 codes for MAPHKPSSNKHSKKNRDSALSPAHDLKGPMTIGNQQYVPEPPNEREKECIYKSQVLIPVLVSGNCHAMLGPLPNPEIKPDRLKEFFPTYFHTKPIGVGVKPQPKEKTVEQNDPPSSTDDGELNLTYLNYTRIFRTCPWSKDPSDYLSWLDKVEKIKGDIWKEVGIFDLIQLSRVGPNICPNMLLASLYFWDSTYNTFHLPCGMVTPTLFDAATILGFLPNVIDFDPINLNKDTIAFDTSFAPYSLFTSYYHDKSTTEVSDVEHIAFLTLWLSKYVFCSCSLQVAKRFITMANQLHAGTKLCLSEIVLANLYESLSESVHLLKTIKTQGKINLSRPFWILQLWLNATFEASLPVEPEVDEEKVKGRTVEWPRLVQLTPTDEGISLRQAFKSYVMMFAKRYHFTSTMAPFADRKIGPEWFTQQLPLEMQKDENVSRKPPSVQKRKNEEEKEEDKVPNEESGDESPELIPPPQKKKKIKKVSSQRSIVKSVRKDSASTPSANLQSKDTESGKSSFNTEIPEKQLAVERTPEKTLEETVQEEDIPPSDHDRQAIAEFDATMGEASEDESPPHPGLNAANQGDDTDMEVGVEDDHEDETAKDGDDQPKQTDAGQTLGRNSQPAPDQTPGSAKSTGFFREELESLKVQKPLEYLKLSETYIKEVAACNDNIQKWEKQIAALQEKISQEKKRKASIQQPKHDEIDDELKVGIRHAEKAQQLSQEIETLSTHKSLCDHRLQFQRKKFATLKETFASINL; via the exons ATGGCTCCTCACAAACCTTCCAGCAACAAACATTCCAAGAAGAATCGAGATTCAGCTCTTTCTCCTGCGCATGATTTGAAGGGACCAATGACTATTGGAAACCAACAATATGTTCCTGAACCTCCAAATGAGAGAGAAAAAGAATGTATCTACAAATCCCAGGTATTAATTCCTGTTCTTGTTTCTGGAAACTGTCACGCTATGTTAGGTCCACTTCCGAATCCAGAGATTAAACCAGATCGTTTAAAAGAATTTTTTCCAACTTATTTCCATACCAAACCCATAGGTGTTGGAGTGAAACCTCAACCTAAAGAAAAAACTGTAGAACAAAATGATCCACCGAGTTCGACGGATGATGGAGAGTTGAACTTAACCTATTTGAATTACACCAGGATATTTAGAACTTGTCCATGGTCGAAAGACCCTTCAGACTACTTATCTTGGCTAGATAAAGTTGAAAAGATTAAAGGGGATATTTGGAAGGAAGTAGGCATCTTCGACCTTATTCAattgtcgagagtaggacccaatatTTGCCCCAATATGCTTTTAGCTTCGCTTTATTTTTGGGACAGTACCTACAACACTtttcaccttccttgtgggatggttacgcccACTCTCTTCGACGCAGCAACCATCCTTGGCTTTCTCCCCAATGTGATAGATTTCGACCCCATTAACCTAAACAAAGATACCATCGCTTTCGACACTAGCTTTGCTCCATACTCTTTATTTACGTCTTATTATCATGACAAGAGTACCACGGAAGTCTCGGATGTCGAACACATAGCCTTTTTGACTCTGTGGCTATCCAAATATGTGTTTTGCTCTTGTTCCCTCCAAGTTGCCAAGAGATTCATCACCATGGCCAATCAGCTTCACGCAGGCACCAAACTATGTTTAAGTGAAATAGTTTTGGCGAATCTTTACGAATCTTTGAGTGAGAGCGTACATCTTTTGAAAACCATCAAAACCCAAGGTAAAATCAATTTGTCAAGACCTTTCTGGATTTTAcaattatggctcaatgccacctttgAAGCTTCTCTTCCTGTAGAACCAGAGGTGGACGAAGAAAAAGTGAAAGGCAGGACTGTCGAATGGCCTAGGTTGGTGCAActaacgccaactgatgaaggaattagccttcgacaagctttcaaAAGTTATGTCATGATGTTTGCCAAAAGGTACCAttttacttcgaccatggcaccttttgctgatagGAAAATTGGACCTGaatggtttacccaacaactgcctttGGAAATGCAGAAGGATGAAAAC gtaagtcgaaaacccccatCAGTCCAAAAAAGAAAGAATGAAGAGGAGAAAGAAGAAGATAAAGTTCCTAATGAAGAATCTGGTGACGAATCTCCAGAGCTAATCCCCCCtcctcagaagaagaagaaaatcaagaaggtctcttcccaaagatccATTGTTAAATCAGTTAGAAAGGATTCTGCAAGTACTCCCAGTGCTAACCTTCAGTCGAAGGATACGGAGAGTGGGAAATCTAGTTTTAACACTGAGATTCCTGAG AAACAATTGGCTGTCGAAAGAACACCTGAGAAAACTCTGGAAGAAACAGTCCAAGAAGAAGATATCCCCCCAAGTGATCATGACAGACAAGCTATAGCAGAATTCGACGCTACAAtgggtgaagcttctgaagacgaatctcctcctcatccaggattaaATGCTGCAAATCAGGGTGACGATACTGACATGGAAGTTGGGGTCGAAGATGACCATGAAGACGAAACTGCCAAAGATGGGGACGACCAGCCGAAACAAACAGATGCTGGGCAAACTTTAGGGAGAAACAGTCAACCCGCTCCTGACCAGACCCCAGGAAGTGCCAAATCAACTGGTTTCTTTCGCGAAGAGCTTGAGAGTCTCAAAGTGCAGAAACCCTTAGAGTATCTGAAG CTTTCTGAAACTTATAtcaaagaagttgctgcttgtAATGATAATATCCAGAAATGGGAGAAACAAATAGCAGCACTTCAAGAAAAAATTTCCCAAGAGAAAAAACGCAAAGCATCCATACAACAACCTAAGCATGATGAGATCGACGACGAACTGAAGGTAggtattcgacatgcagaaaAAGCTCAGcaacttagtcaagagattgagactctctctactcacaaaagtctttgtgaCCATCGACTCCAGTTTCAGAGGAAGAAATTCGCCACGTTGAAGGAAACTTTTGCTAGTATCAATTTGTAG